The Leptospira selangorensis sequence GAAGACCCAAAAATTTCTCCCCCTTGCATAAATAATGCCAGCAACCAGGTAAGAGCCGCTAAAACCTTGACCAGGGACCCTGGGTAAAAATACTGTGTATTTCTAGCTCCTCTTCTGGGAGCGGGTAGATAGACATGCCCTCTTAGCTCAGTGGTAGAGCACTTCCATGGTAAGGAAGGGGTCACCAGTTCAAGCCTGGTAGAGGGCTAAGTTCGAATAGGTCTGTAGTTTAATGGTAGAACAAGGATCTCCAAAGTCCTTGGTGGGAGTTCGATTCTCTCCAGACCTGGAGTTTTGATCCTAAGGTTCGACAAAGTTTAGGAAGGATTTATAGTGAAGTTTGGCGCATTTGTACAAGAATGTAGAGAAGAACTTAAAAAAGTTCAATGGCCGAATAGACAAGAGGTGATGCAGTCCACCATCGTTGTTCTAGTCACGGTTTTATTTTTCTCTGCTTTTCTATTCTTTTCGGATACTGCGATTGTGAAGTTGCTTACCGGATTCTGGAATCTGTAAGAACTTAGGATAAAATGTGATTATGATGGCTGATTTGAAATGGTATGCGTTACAGACTTATTCCGGTCACGAGAATAAGGTCCAGAAAAATCTGGAAAAGCTGATCCAACAGCGTAAGCTGGAGGAAAAGATTTCTCAAGTGCGTATTCCTACCATGGAAGTCGCCGAGATGAAGAACGGCAAAAAGAAG is a genomic window containing:
- the secE gene encoding preprotein translocase subunit SecE, producing the protein MKFGAFVQECREELKKVQWPNRQEVMQSTIVVLVTVLFFSAFLFFSDTAIVKLLTGFWNL